DNA from Planctomycetota bacterium:
CGTTTCCCGGGGATTCTGATAGAGTACCGCAGGGGGCCTTCTCGACATGTCCGGCAAGAAGCCCAAGCCAGCAGCTTCCGACGGCGTCCGGGGGAAACGGCGGGCGCCGGCGCACGTTCCGGCGGGCGGGTCCCGCGCCTTCCACGGGTACGACGACGCGCTGGCCTTCCTTGAGTCGCGCGTAAACGTCGAGGCGCTGAGCCCGACGCAGGTCGATGGTGCCGCGACCTTCCGGCTCGACCGCATGCGCGCGCTCATGGATCGCCTGGAGAACCCGCAGTCGTCGTTCAAGTGCGTGCACGTCGCGGGGAGCAAGGGCAAGGGCAGCGTGTGCGAGATGCTCGCGTCGTGCCTGCAGGCGTGCGGGATCGCGACCGGGCTCTATACCAGCCCGCACCTGGTGGACATGTCCGAGCGCATCCGCATCTGCCGCGACCCCATCGGGCGGGGAGCGTTCTCGACCCTGCTCGCGCGGGCCGCGGACGCGGCGGACGCCATCGCCCGCGCGCACGGCGACGCGACGTACTTCGAGCTGCTCACGGCGACCGCGTTCCTGCACTTCGCCGAGCAGGCGGTCGACGTCGCGGTGATCGAGGTCGGCCTGGGCGGACGCGACGACGCGACCAACATCATCACGCCCGAGGCCTGCGGCATCACGGCGATCCACGTCGAGCATGCGCGCCTGCTCGGGCCCGCCATCGAGGACATCGCGCGGCACAAGGCGGGCATCATCAAGCCCGGCATCCCCGCCGTCAGCGTCCCGCAGTCGGCGCCCGTGGCGGGCGTCCTGCGCGCGCGGGCGGCCGAGGTCGGGACAACGCTCGAGTTCCTGGGCGAGGACATCGACTATTCCTTCCGGTTCGAATCGAGCCCCGAGCTGGGCCCGCACACGCGCGTCGTCGTCACCACGCCCCGCAGCAGCTTCGAGCACCTCCCGGTCCCCTTGAAGGGCGAGCACCAGGCGGTGAACTGCGCGCTCGCGCTCGCGCTCATCGACAAGCTGCGGACCCGGGGCGTGGAAGCGCCCGAGGCCGCGGTCGCGCAGGGGCTGAGCGCCACGCCGAGCCTGGGGCGGCTCGAGACCGTGCGCATGCGTCCACGCGTGGTGGTGGACGGTGCGCACACGCCCGAATCAGTGCAGGCGCTGATCAAGGCGCTGGGGGCGCAGGTGCGGTACGACTCGCTGGTGGTCGTGTTCGGGTGCGCGAGCGACAAGGACGCCGGGGGGATGCTCGCCGCCCTGGCGACCGGGGCCGACAAGGTGATCTTCACCCGCGCGCACGGCAACGCGCGGGCGGCCGACCCGCGCGACCTGCAGCGCCGGTTCTCCGAGGTCTCGGGCAAGATGAGCCAGCTCGCGCCCAACGTGCGCGAGGCGCTGGCACTCGCCGCCCGCGCCGTGAACCGCGACGATCTGGTGCTCGTCACGGGCTCGTTCGCCGTCGCGGGGGAGGCCAAGCGCCACGCCCAGGCCTCGGCGCCGTCCCCGGGCGTCCCCGACGGCGCCCTGCGCGAGGTCAAGCTCTCGGGTGTGGCACGCGGGCGCGACGCGCGGGGCAAGCCGGGCGAACGGCTATAGTCGCCCCCCCAGCACACGCCCGAGGGCGGCGCACGCGTGCGGCCCGGGCCGAGGCCGCCGATGTCCGAGCCCACCCACCGTTACACAGCCCGGCTCGCCGATGAGATCGAGCGCCGCTGGCAGGACGCCTGGTCGCGCGAGCAGGCCTTCCGCCAGCCGAACCCCGGCGAGCCCGGGTTCGACGCCGCCCGTCCCAAGTTCTATTGCCTCGACATGTTCCCGTACCCCAGCGGCGCGGGTCTCCACGTCGGCCACCCCCTGGGCTACATCGCCACCGACATCCTGAAGCGCTACTACCGCACCCGCGGCTACAACGTGCTGCACCCCATGGGCTTCGACGCCTTTGGCCTCCCGGCGGAGAACTACGCCATCCAGACCGGCATCCACCCCGCCATCAGCACCGAGCAAAACATCCAGCGCTACCTGCAGCAGATCGAGGTCATCGGCCTGGGACACGATCCCGACACCCTCACCCGCACCAGCGACCCCGACTTTTACCGCTGGACGCAGTGGATCTTCCTCCAGCTTTTCGATAGCTGGTACGACCAGTCCGCCGACAAAGCCCGCCCCATCGTCGAACTCATCGCCATTCTGGACCGCGAGGGCAACGCCAACGTCCGCGCCGCCTGCGATACTGACACGCCTACCATCACCGCCAGTGAATGGAAGGCCCTGACCGGCAAAGCCCGCGAGGACTTCCTGCAGCACTACCGCCTGGCGTACCTCAGCTACGATTTCGTGAACTGGTGCGCTGCCTTGGGTACCGTCCTCGCCAACGAGGAGGTAAAGGACGGCCTGTCCGAACGCGGCGGCCACCCCGTGGAGCGCGTTCGCATGCGCCAGTGGAGTCTGCGCATTACCGCTTACGCCGACCGCCTTCTGCGCGGCCTCGAGACCTTGGACTGGCCCCAAGCCATCATCGACCAGCAACGCAACTGGATCGGCAAAAGCGAAGGCGCTTCCAT
Protein-coding regions in this window:
- a CDS encoding cyanophycin synthetase, with translation MSGKKPKPAASDGVRGKRRAPAHVPAGGSRAFHGYDDALAFLESRVNVEALSPTQVDGAATFRLDRMRALMDRLENPQSSFKCVHVAGSKGKGSVCEMLASCLQACGIATGLYTSPHLVDMSERIRICRDPIGRGAFSTLLARAADAADAIARAHGDATYFELLTATAFLHFAEQAVDVAVIEVGLGGRDDATNIITPEACGITAIHVEHARLLGPAIEDIARHKAGIIKPGIPAVSVPQSAPVAGVLRARAAEVGTTLEFLGEDIDYSFRFESSPELGPHTRVVVTTPRSSFEHLPVPLKGEHQAVNCALALALIDKLRTRGVEAPEAAVAQGLSATPSLGRLETVRMRPRVVVDGAHTPESVQALIKALGAQVRYDSLVVVFGCASDKDAGGMLAALATGADKVIFTRAHGNARAADPRDLQRRFSEVSGKMSQLAPNVREALALAARAVNRDDLVLVTGSFAVAGEAKRHAQASAPSPGVPDGALREVKLSGVARGRDARGKPGERL
- a CDS encoding class I tRNA ligase family protein, coding for MSEPTHRYTARLADEIERRWQDAWSREQAFRQPNPGEPGFDAARPKFYCLDMFPYPSGAGLHVGHPLGYIATDILKRYYRTRGYNVLHPMGFDAFGLPAENYAIQTGIHPAISTEQNIQRYLQQIEVIGLGHDPDTLTRTSDPDFYRWTQWIFLQLFDSWYDQSADKARPIVELIAILDREGNANVRAACDTDTPTITASEWKALTGKAREDFLQHYRLAYLSYDFVNWCAALGTVLANEEVKDGLSERGGHPVERVRMRQWSLRITAYADRLLRGLETLDWPQAIIDQQRNWIGKSEGASIRFRVGEGLAPPAGLAPPANIEVFTTRPDTIFGVSFLVIAPEHEAVEALTTPEQRAAVEAYVTKAKNKSERERQA